One Peribacillus simplex NBRC 15720 = DSM 1321 genomic region harbors:
- the spoIIM gene encoding stage II sporulation protein M, with protein sequence MKKKSVVQNAVMKHINEHSSLYVFITVLFLMGVIFGAILVNSLSFTQKEDLFYYLSQFFGQVSKGEFASSHDMFSQSIMHNIKYIGVIWILGISVIGLPVILVLLFIKGMVVGFTVGFLVNQMGWSGFLLSFVAILPQNIFIVPIFIVITVLAVSLSMKMISRIFLKQVREPLKPIISRYIFSLVLSGLFLITAAAFEAYLSPSLMKNVVSLLGH encoded by the coding sequence ATGAAAAAAAAATCTGTCGTACAAAATGCCGTAATGAAACATATTAACGAACATTCCTCATTATATGTCTTTATCACTGTGCTTTTTTTGATGGGTGTCATTTTTGGGGCAATATTGGTGAATAGTTTGAGCTTTACCCAAAAGGAAGACTTGTTCTATTATTTATCGCAATTTTTCGGACAAGTATCCAAAGGTGAATTTGCATCTTCGCATGATATGTTCAGCCAAAGTATTATGCATAATATAAAATATATCGGGGTCATCTGGATTCTCGGAATATCGGTCATCGGTTTGCCTGTCATCCTGGTTTTGTTATTTATAAAAGGGATGGTTGTTGGATTCACAGTCGGCTTTTTAGTCAATCAAATGGGATGGAGCGGGTTCTTATTATCGTTTGTCGCTATTCTGCCCCAAAATATATTCATCGTCCCGATATTCATCGTAATAACCGTCCTTGCCGTCTCACTATCAATGAAAATGATCAGCCGGATTTTCCTTAAGCAGGTTCGTGAACCGCTGAAGCCGATAATTTCACGGTATATTTTCTCATTGGTTTTGTCGGGGTTATTTTTGATTACAGCTGCTGCATTTGAAGCGTACCTATCTCCTTCTTTAATGAAAAATGTCGTAAGTTTATTGGGTCATTGA
- a CDS encoding Fur family transcriptional regulator → MENRIDRIKKQLHSSSYKLTPQREATVRVLLEHEEDHLSAEDVYLLVKEKSPEIGLATVYRTLELLTELKIVDKINFGDGVSRYDLRQEGAAHFHHHLVCVECGAVDEIQEDLLEDVEDIVERDWNFKIKDHRLTFHGICHRCHDKEEN, encoded by the coding sequence ATAGAAAACAGAATTGATAGGATAAAAAAGCAGTTACACTCGTCCAGCTACAAATTAACGCCTCAGCGAGAAGCGACCGTCCGCGTTTTACTTGAGCATGAAGAGGATCATTTAAGCGCAGAAGACGTTTACCTCCTTGTCAAAGAAAAGTCGCCGGAAATAGGATTGGCAACAGTTTACCGTACGCTAGAGTTGCTGACTGAATTGAAGATAGTAGATAAAATTAACTTTGGAGACGGGGTTTCCCGTTATGATTTAAGACAAGAAGGAGCTGCGCATTTCCATCATCATCTTGTTTGTGTGGAATGTGGTGCGGTAGATGAGATCCAGGAAGACCTACTTGAAGACGTAGAAGACATTGTGGAACGCGACTGGAACTTCAAGATAAAAGACCATAGATTAACCTTTCATGGCATTTGTCATCGATGTCATGACAAAGAAGAAAATTAA
- a CDS encoding YqzK family protein, which yields MMKTSLSLFLHTAKVMVLFVSFTVLFYIGMVWLNQEYQSYHRYDEPKGMAVKVSKAVDTGDDAWLERLMLFYLNGE from the coding sequence ATGATGAAAACATCATTATCGCTTTTTTTGCACACGGCTAAAGTGATGGTTCTCTTTGTTAGCTTCACTGTTCTTTTTTATATAGGAATGGTATGGTTAAATCAGGAATATCAAAGTTATCATCGTTATGATGAACCGAAAGGCATGGCTGTAAAAGTATCGAAGGCTGTTGATACCGGTGATGATGCATGGCTTGAACGCTTAATGTTGTTTTATTTAAACGGGGAGTAA
- the xerD gene encoding site-specific tyrosine recombinase XerD — MENQIRDFIHFLTIEKGLAKNTLVSYERDLRSYWSYLKDVETIEEWNDSRRGNILHFLMHLKDQGKSSKTVARHIASIRSFHQFLLREKVTDQDPSIHIETPKPERSLPKVLSMEEVEALLEAPKKMDEFGLRDKAMLELMYATGMRVSELISMDVSDVHASMGFVRCVGKGNKERIIPIGQTALGAIQHYMESSRGKMASPKHRTDSLFLNHHGNRLTRQGFWKILKGLVKSAQIEKEITPHTLRHSFATHLLMNGADLRAVQEMLGHADISTTQIYTHITNVRIKDVYSKFHPRA; from the coding sequence ATGGAGAATCAAATTAGGGATTTCATTCATTTTTTAACCATTGAAAAAGGACTTGCCAAGAATACGCTCGTCTCGTATGAGCGTGACTTAAGATCATATTGGAGCTATCTGAAAGATGTTGAAACCATTGAAGAGTGGAATGATTCACGGCGGGGGAACATCCTGCATTTTCTAATGCATTTGAAGGATCAAGGGAAATCATCGAAGACGGTGGCGCGTCATATAGCCTCCATTCGGTCTTTTCATCAATTTCTTCTAAGGGAAAAAGTAACCGATCAGGATCCGTCCATACATATAGAAACGCCAAAACCGGAACGAAGCCTTCCAAAGGTATTAAGCATGGAAGAGGTTGAAGCACTATTGGAAGCACCGAAGAAAATGGATGAATTCGGTTTACGCGATAAGGCGATGCTAGAACTGATGTATGCGACGGGTATGCGTGTCAGTGAGTTGATATCCATGGATGTGAGTGATGTCCATGCATCGATGGGTTTTGTCCGTTGTGTAGGGAAAGGGAATAAAGAGAGGATCATTCCGATTGGACAAACTGCATTGGGTGCGATTCAACATTATATGGAAAGTTCCCGGGGGAAAATGGCTAGCCCCAAGCACAGGACAGATTCACTTTTTTTGAATCATCATGGAAACAGGCTGACAAGGCAGGGATTTTGGAAGATTCTAAAAGGACTTGTAAAATCGGCACAAATAGAAAAAGAAATAACACCGCATACACTAAGACATTCTTTCGCGACACATCTATTGATGAATGGGGCTGATTTACGTGCCGTCCAAGAAATGCTTGGTCATGCGGATATTTCGACAACTCAAATTTATACACATATTACGAACGTACGGATCAAGGATGTATATTCAAAATTCCATCCGCGAGCTTAA
- the deoB gene encoding phosphopentomutase, whose product MKGNSAFKRIFVIVMDSVGIGEAPDADLFGDKGADTLGHIAEKMNGLNMPTLAKLGLGNIREIKGIDKAQQPLAYYTKMKEASTGKDTMTGHWEIMGLNISTPFRVFPDGFPELLVNELEAKMGRGIIGNVPASGTEIIERLGEEHMKTGALIVYTSADSVLQIAAHEDIVPIDELYKICEIAREVTMADEFKVGRVIARPFTGEPGNFKRTPNRHDYALKPFNRTVMDELKDSGYDVLAIGKISDIFDGEGVTESLRTVSNMDGMDKLIQTVEQDFKGLSFLNLVDFDALYGHRRDPEGYGKALEEFDARMPEVLDKLKEDDLLIITADHGNDPVHEGTDHTREYVPLLVYSKRFTEGAELPIRDTFADIGATVAANFDVKMPAFGKNILGDLNLGEIK is encoded by the coding sequence ATGAAAGGGAATTCAGCATTTAAACGAATATTTGTAATAGTTATGGATTCAGTTGGAATTGGCGAAGCACCTGATGCAGATTTATTCGGCGATAAAGGGGCGGATACACTCGGCCATATTGCAGAAAAAATGAATGGATTGAACATGCCGACTCTCGCAAAATTGGGTTTAGGCAATATCCGTGAAATCAAGGGAATTGATAAAGCTCAGCAACCTCTCGCATACTATACGAAAATGAAGGAAGCCTCTACAGGAAAAGATACGATGACTGGACATTGGGAAATCATGGGATTGAACATATCGACTCCATTCCGTGTATTTCCAGATGGTTTCCCTGAATTATTAGTCAATGAACTCGAGGCGAAGATGGGTCGGGGGATTATTGGGAACGTCCCGGCAAGCGGCACGGAAATCATTGAAAGGCTTGGCGAGGAACATATGAAAACGGGTGCGCTGATCGTATATACATCAGCTGATTCCGTATTACAGATTGCTGCACATGAAGATATCGTCCCGATAGACGAATTATACAAGATTTGTGAAATTGCCCGTGAAGTGACAATGGCTGATGAGTTCAAGGTTGGACGCGTGATTGCCAGACCGTTCACAGGTGAACCGGGCAACTTCAAAAGAACGCCAAACCGTCATGATTATGCATTGAAGCCTTTTAACCGGACAGTAATGGATGAGTTGAAAGATTCTGGATATGATGTGCTCGCAATCGGGAAGATCTCGGATATCTTTGATGGGGAAGGCGTCACTGAATCATTACGGACCGTATCCAATATGGATGGAATGGATAAATTAATCCAAACGGTAGAACAGGATTTCAAAGGGTTAAGTTTCCTTAATCTGGTCGACTTCGATGCTTTATACGGTCACCGCCGCGATCCCGAGGGATACGGTAAGGCATTGGAAGAATTCGATGCTAGGATGCCGGAAGTCCTTGATAAACTGAAAGAGGATGATTTATTGATCATCACTGCAGATCACGGGAATGATCCGGTCCATGAAGGAACCGATCACACACGTGAATATGTACCATTATTAGTCTATTCCAAACGATTTACAGAAGGTGCCGAACTCCCGATAAGAGATACATTTGCTGATATTGGGGCGACGGTCGCTGCTAATTTTGATGTGAAAATGCCTGCCTTCGGGAAAAATATATTGGGCGATCTAAATTTAGGGGAGATTAAATAG
- a CDS encoding purine-nucleoside phosphorylase — protein sequence MFNKIETAASFIKSKIEGSPEIGLILGSGLGVLADEIENPITIPYHEIPEFPVSTVEGHAGQLVIGHLSGKKVVAMQGRFHFYEGYSMEKVTFPVRVMKLLGVEQLIVTNAAGSVNESYEPGDLMLITDHINLMGANPLIGPNEERFGPRFPDMSEAYNKDLRAQAKKIAASLGLDIKEGVYIGNTGPTYETPAEVKMARILGGDAVGMSTVPEVIVARHSDMKVLGISCLTNMAAGILDQPLSHEEVIETTEKVKSSFLEFVKNIVKDI from the coding sequence ATGTTTAATAAAATAGAGACTGCTGCGTCATTTATAAAAAGTAAAATTGAAGGTTCTCCGGAGATAGGACTGATCCTTGGTTCCGGACTTGGAGTATTGGCGGATGAAATTGAAAATCCCATAACGATTCCATACCACGAAATTCCGGAATTCCCTGTATCGACTGTTGAAGGACATGCTGGACAGCTTGTCATTGGACATTTAAGTGGCAAAAAAGTTGTAGCCATGCAAGGACGTTTCCACTTTTATGAGGGTTACTCTATGGAGAAGGTCACTTTTCCTGTACGTGTAATGAAACTTCTTGGTGTTGAGCAGCTAATTGTAACGAATGCTGCCGGAAGCGTTAATGAAAGCTATGAACCAGGTGACTTGATGCTCATTACGGATCATATTAATTTAATGGGGGCAAACCCATTGATTGGTCCTAATGAAGAGCGTTTCGGCCCTAGATTCCCTGATATGTCGGAGGCTTATAATAAAGACCTTCGGGCGCAAGCAAAAAAAATAGCAGCTTCACTAGGATTGGATATTAAAGAAGGCGTCTATATCGGAAATACAGGACCGACCTATGAGACACCAGCAGAAGTGAAAATGGCAAGGATCCTTGGCGGGGATGCAGTTGGTATGTCGACAGTTCCGGAAGTTATCGTAGCAAGGCATAGTGATATGAAGGTGCTCGGAATCTCATGCCTTACCAATATGGCCGCAGGCATTCTGGATCAGCCTTTGTCGCATGAAGAGGTAATTGAAACGACAGAAAAAGTGAAAAGCAGTTTTCTGGAATTTGTTAAGAATATCGTTAAAGACATATAA
- a CDS encoding pyrimidine-nucleoside phosphorylase has protein sequence MRMVDLIEKKRDGKALTTEEIQFIIKGFTDGSIPDYQMSAWSMAVYFKGMNEQERADLTMAMVESGDQIDLSMIEGIKVDKHSTGGVGDTTTLVLGPLVAAVGVPVAKMSGRGLGHTGGTIDKLESVKGFHVEIENDEFIRLVNKNKIAVIGQSGNLTPADKKLYALRDVTATVNSIGLIAGSIMSKKIAAGADAIVLDVKTGAGAFMKTLEDSEELAHAMVSIGNNVGRNTMAVISDMSQPLGYAIGNALEVKEAIDTLKGEGPEDLTELSLTLGSHMVYLAKKASSLEEARTLLEKAIKDGSALNSFKVFLEAQGGDGSVVDQPEKLPQAAHTFELEAKEDGYVSEIIADEVGTAAMLLGAGRATKESEIDLAVGLVLRKKIGETVAKGESLVTIYSNFEDVSKVKEKLYESIAISKEKIEKPTLIYKEIME, from the coding sequence ATGAGAATGGTAGATTTAATCGAGAAAAAGCGTGATGGAAAGGCTCTTACTACAGAAGAAATACAGTTCATCATCAAAGGGTTTACCGATGGATCGATTCCGGATTACCAAATGAGCGCTTGGTCAATGGCTGTTTATTTCAAAGGCATGAATGAGCAGGAACGTGCTGATCTAACCATGGCAATGGTCGAATCAGGAGATCAAATTGATTTATCGATGATTGAAGGAATTAAGGTCGATAAACATTCTACAGGCGGTGTTGGCGATACCACAACTCTGGTGCTTGGACCATTGGTTGCTGCTGTAGGTGTTCCAGTGGCAAAAATGTCAGGACGCGGTCTTGGCCATACAGGCGGAACGATCGATAAGTTGGAGTCTGTAAAAGGATTTCATGTCGAAATAGAAAATGACGAGTTCATTCGACTTGTTAATAAAAATAAGATAGCTGTCATTGGACAAAGTGGTAACCTGACTCCAGCCGACAAAAAGTTATATGCATTGCGCGATGTTACGGCTACCGTTAACAGTATCGGCTTGATTGCTGGCTCGATCATGAGTAAGAAAATCGCAGCTGGTGCTGATGCAATCGTACTTGATGTTAAAACAGGAGCGGGCGCTTTCATGAAAACTCTCGAAGATTCCGAAGAGTTGGCGCATGCAATGGTTAGCATTGGAAACAATGTGGGGCGAAACACGATGGCTGTCATTTCCGATATGAGCCAACCGTTGGGTTACGCAATCGGAAATGCTTTAGAAGTGAAGGAAGCCATCGATACGCTTAAAGGAGAGGGACCGGAAGATTTAACGGAACTTTCTTTAACACTAGGAAGCCATATGGTGTATCTTGCCAAAAAGGCTAGCTCGCTGGAAGAAGCAAGAACCTTGCTGGAAAAAGCGATTAAGGATGGTTCTGCACTTAACTCATTCAAGGTTTTCCTGGAAGCGCAGGGAGGCGATGGTTCGGTTGTAGATCAGCCGGAAAAACTACCGCAGGCTGCCCATACTTTCGAGCTGGAAGCGAAAGAGGACGGATATGTATCGGAAATCATCGCTGATGAAGTAGGAACGGCAGCCATGCTGTTAGGCGCCGGGCGGGCGACAAAAGAATCAGAGATTGATTTGGCAGTCGGACTGGTACTTCGTAAAAAAATCGGGGAAACGGTGGCAAAAGGTGAATCCCTTGTGACGATTTACAGCAATTTTGAAGATGTTTCAAAGGTAAAAGAAAAATTGTATGAGAGCATTGCGATTTCAAAAGAGAAAATAGAAAAACCTACATTGATCTATAAAGAGATCATGGAATAA